A genomic segment from Salvelinus alpinus chromosome 8, SLU_Salpinus.1, whole genome shotgun sequence encodes:
- the LOC139582582 gene encoding cytosolic 5'-nucleotidase 1A-like, which yields MSEIKPTDPAVTNTGEEKDWAAAKAFFDSLKTRKPRPPKPQYAVTIAVSSRTLFNMVAERKIYEEEGVEKYVTFQQEHENEPLMPGVAFPLVKALMTVNSRLRQLYPDSEELFDIVLMTNNHAQVGVRLINSINHYDLTIERFCMTGGQSPIGYLKAYMTNLYLSKDGEKVTEAIEEGIAAATMFASGDVENQLSDTQLKVAFDGDAVLFSDESEIIVKQHGLDTFFEHEKEFENKPLAQGPLKCFLEALGKLQRKFYAKNERMNCPIRTYLVTARSAASSGARVLKTLRSWGLEIDEALFLAGAPKGPLLQKIRPHIFFDDQMFHIEGAKELGTIAAHVPYGIGQKYHKGKLIEQPDKDVKDKK from the exons ATGAGTGAAATCAAACCTACCGATCCAGCAGTCACTAACACTGGAGAGGAAAAGGACTGGGCCGCAGCAAAAGCCTTTTTTGACAGTTTAAAAACAAGGAAACCTAGACCC CCCAAACCCCAATATGCCGTTACTATCGCCGTCTCTTCTCGCACCCTGTTTAACATGGTTGCGGAGCGGAAGATCTACGAAGAAGAGGGGGTCGAGAAGTATGTGACGTTTCAACAGGAGCACGAGAATGAGCCGCTCATGCCAGGTGTGGCGTTCCCTCTCGTGAAG gctcTGATGACGGTAAACTCCAGACTGAGGCAGCTCTACCCCGACAGTGAGGAACTGTTTGATATCGTCCTGATGACTAATAACCACGCCCAGGTCGGGGTGCGCCTCATCAACAGCATCAACCACTACG ATTTAACCATTGAGAGATTCTGTATGACCGGAGGGCAAAGCCCCATTGGCTATCTGAAGGCCTACATGACCAACCTGTACCTCTCCAAGGATGGAGAGAAAGTCACCGAGGCCATTGAGGAGG GCATTGCTGCAGCGACCATGTTTGCATCTGGAGATGTGGAGAACCAGCTTTCTGACACACAGCTGAAAGTAGCTTTTGACGGGGATGCAGTTCTCTTCTCTGACGAGTCAGAGATCATCGTGAAACAACACGGCCTGGACACGTTCTTTGAGCACGAGAAGGAATTTGAGAACAAACCTCTTGCACAG GGTCCCTTGAAGTGTTTCCTGGAGGCGCTGGGGAAGCTCCAGAGAAAGTTCTACGCCAAGAATGAGCGTATGAACTGCCCCATTCGTACCTACCTGGTAACAGCCCGCAGTGCAGCCAGCTCAGGGGCCCGTGTCCTCAAGACCCTCAGGAGCTGGGGCCTGGAGATCGACGAAGCCCTGTTCCTAGCCGGGGCCCCCAAAGGGCCCCTCCTGCAGAAGATCCGGCCCCACATATTCTTTGACGACCAGATGTTCCACATCGAGGGAGCCAAGGAGCTGGGGACCATCGCTGCACACGTGCCTTATGGGATCGGACAGAAGTATCACAAGGGGAAACTTATTGAGCAGCCTGACAAAGATGTCAAAGACAAGAAGTGA
- the LOC139582579 gene encoding synaptotagmin-14-like isoform X2, with amino-acid sequence MAFFKSFGQNLPSVNISSILDSVSSRVDDLASAVSDATYSVSDQLTELSDQVIKKVQTEEEEAAEAAEGGQDSKEGKAQEGIADSFRSKIKRQASEACSSLADYSSNLSQSNDSKNNQSSDVTAEDYVPAQLEWVWKDGGWRVVKPGESSAEDKEKEEKRKEEEKTKKEEKEKRKAEKDKKKEERLKQEEEKKNSHQETIEEEPEDKETSSLPKENHTASQNKEGQKEDKSNGVHQSDDHSDPPQSLCPEEESRAPQKKNKGKAEEEEENEMSPEGDGETEPVMSPASEKNKKKSDKKKEKGKGKRESKKTNKEDKEQSCPELGSEEDSEEDRPGEHSEPSAQHRASVWDNRHKHTSDHSSEASAGQANSIQRMRRGSPLNELQPPPYQDENSPVRVSRSRSGAGGLGESSPDGNGTQRSSEASVDPDTESYLNKGYDEDVPSDSTAVLGPEDGSTSHLHVGYEPEPLAKYGTLDVAFEYDSGEQRLAVTVTAATDIPALKQTGNIAWQVHLVLLPTKKQRAKTGVQRGPCPMFTETFGFTRVEQGALADHAIRFRLYSVRRMKKEKVLGEKVFYLTKLNLQGKMALPVTLEPGTALTGCGSLVSVSRSVAALSYRSTWDSTPEILLGLIYNSTTGRLSAEVIQGRQFNNTASDKPPNTYVKLTMLDSKGKEMSKCKTSVCRGQPNPTYKETFVFQVALFQLSEVSLVVSVYSRRSSMKAREKVGWLSLGLNSTGEEQQAHWSQMKEAEGQQVCHWHTLLES; translated from the exons ATGGCGTTCTTCAAGAGCTTTGGGCAGAACCTACCATCTGTAAACATCTCCTCCATCTTGGATTCAGTCAGCAGCAGAGTGGACGACCTAGCCAGCGCCGTCAGTGATGCCACCTACAGCGTCAGTGACCAGCTGACTGAGCTCAGCGACCAGGTCATCAAGAAGGTgcagacggaggaggaggaggctgcaGAAGCGGCAGAGGGGGGCCAGGACAGCAAGGAAGGAAAGGCCCAGGAAGGGATAGCAGACTCATTCAGGAGCAAAATCAAGAGGCAGGCTTCTGAGGCCTGCTCAAGCTTGGCAGACTACAGCTCCAACCTCAGCCAATCCAATGACTCGAAGAATAACCAATCGAGTGACGTGACAGCAGAGGACTATGTTCCAGCCCAATTGGAATGGGTGTGGAAAGATGGAGGCTGGCGAGTGGTAAAACCAGGGGAGAGTTCTGCAGAGGACAAGGAAAAGGAGGAGaaaaggaaggaggaggagaagacgaagaaagaggagaaggagaagagaaaggcagagaaagacaagaagaaggaggagaggctgaaacaggaggaagagaagaaaaaTAGCCATCAAGAGACCATTGAGGAAGAGCCTGAAGATAAAGAAACCAGCTCATTGCCGAAAGAGAACCACACTGCTAGTCAGAACAAAGAGGGCCAGAAAGAGGACAAATCCAATGGGGTCCACCAGAGTGACGACCATAGTGATCCACCACAATCTCTTTGCCCTGAGGAAGAGTCGAGAGCACCCCAAAAGAAAAACAAGGGGAAAgctgaagaggaggaagagaatgaGATGAGTCccgagggagatggagagactgAACCTGTAATGTCTCCCGCTTCTGAGAAAAATAAGAAGAAGAGTGACaagaagaaagagaaagggaaagggaagagagagagcaagaagacGAATAAAGAGGATAAAG AGCAGAGCTGCCCAGAGCTTGGCTCTGAGGAGGACAGTGAAGAGGACAGACCAGGGGAACACTCTGAACCTTCAGCCCAGCACAGAGCCTCAGTCTGGGACAACCGACACAAACACACCAGCGACCACAGCAGTGAGGCCTCCGCCGGACAAG CCAACAGCATCCAGCGGATGAGACGAGGCTCTCCCCTCAATGAGCTCCAGCCACCCCCGTATCAGGACGAGAATAGTCCGGTCCGGGTGTCTCGCTCGCGTTCTGGGGCGGGGGGCCTGGGGGAGTCGTCCCCAGACGGTAATGGTACACAGCGCTCCAGCGAGGCCAGCGTTGACCCGGACACTGAGAGTTACCTCAACAAGGGCTACGATGAGGATGTACCTAGTGACAGCACTGCCGTCCTGGGACCAGAG GATGGTTCAACCTCCCATCTTCACGTGGGCTATGAGCCCGAGCCGCTGGCCAAGTATGGCACGCTGGACGTGGCCTTCGAGTACGACTCGGGCGAGCAACGCCTTGCCGTCACTGTCACTGCAGCAACCGACATCCCCGCACTCAAACAGACAGGGAACATTGCGTGGCAG GTGCACCTGGTGCTGCTGCCCACTAAGAAGCAACGTGCCAAGACGGGGGTGCAGAGGGGGCCGTGCCCCATGTTCACAGAGACCTTCGGCTTTACCCGGGTGGAGCAGGGGGCGCTGGCGGACCACGCCATCAGGTTCCGTCTCTACAGCGTTAGGAGGATGAAGAAGGAGAAGGTGCTGGGAGAGAAGGTGTTCTACTTGACCAAACTCAACCTGCAGGGCAAGATGGCTCTGCCCGTTACACTGGAGCCTGGCACAGCACTAACA GGCTGTGGGTCGTTGGTGAGTGTGTCTCGCAGCGTGGCAGCTTTGTCCTACCGCTCTACATGGGACTCCACACCAGAGATCCTGCTGGGGCTCATCTATAACTCCACCACTGGCAGGCTCTCTGCAGAGGTCATCCAGGGCAGACAGTTCAACAACACAGCCTCAGACAAACCTCCTA ACACCTATGTGAAGCTGACCATGCTGGACTCCAAGGGCAAGGAGATGTCCAAGTGCAAGACATCGGTGTGCCGCGGTCAGCCCAACCCCACTTACAAGGAGACCTTTGTCtttcag
- the LOC139582579 gene encoding synaptotagmin-14-like isoform X1 yields the protein MAFFKSFGQNLPSVNISSILDSVSSRVDDLASAVSDATYSVSDQLTELSDQVIKKVQTEEEEAAEAAEGGQDSKEGKAQEGIADSFRSKIKRQASEACSSLADYSSNLSQSNDSKNNQSSDVTAEDYVPAQLEWVWKDGGWRVVKPGESSAEDKEKEEKRKEEEKTKKEEKEKRKAEKDKKKEERLKQEEEKKNSHQETIEEEPEDKETSSLPKENHTASQNKEGQKEDKSNGVHQSDDHSDPPQSLCPEEESRAPQKKNKGKAEEEEENEMSPEGDGETEPVMSPASEKNKKKSDKKKEKGKGKRESKKTNKEDKEQSCPELGSEEDSEEDRPGEHSEPSAQHRASVWDNRHKHTSDHSSEASAGQANSIQRMRRGSPLNELQPPPYQDENSPVRVSRSRSGAGGLGESSPDGNGTQRSSEASVDPDTESYLNKGYDEDVPSDSTAVLGPEDGSTSHLHVGYEPEPLAKYGTLDVAFEYDSGEQRLAVTVTAATDIPALKQTGNIAWQVHLVLLPTKKQRAKTGVQRGPCPMFTETFGFTRVEQGALADHAIRFRLYSVRRMKKEKVLGEKVFYLTKLNLQGKMALPVTLEPGTALTGCGSLVSVSRSVAALSYRSTWDSTPEILLGLIYNSTTGRLSAEVIQGRQFNNTASDKPPNGLFCCIKQLIGGQLYIMRDTYVKLTMLDSKGKEMSKCKTSVCRGQPNPTYKETFVFQVALFQLSEVSLVVSVYSRRSSMKAREKVGWLSLGLNSTGEEQQAHWSQMKEAEGQQVCHWHTLLES from the exons ATGGCGTTCTTCAAGAGCTTTGGGCAGAACCTACCATCTGTAAACATCTCCTCCATCTTGGATTCAGTCAGCAGCAGAGTGGACGACCTAGCCAGCGCCGTCAGTGATGCCACCTACAGCGTCAGTGACCAGCTGACTGAGCTCAGCGACCAGGTCATCAAGAAGGTgcagacggaggaggaggaggctgcaGAAGCGGCAGAGGGGGGCCAGGACAGCAAGGAAGGAAAGGCCCAGGAAGGGATAGCAGACTCATTCAGGAGCAAAATCAAGAGGCAGGCTTCTGAGGCCTGCTCAAGCTTGGCAGACTACAGCTCCAACCTCAGCCAATCCAATGACTCGAAGAATAACCAATCGAGTGACGTGACAGCAGAGGACTATGTTCCAGCCCAATTGGAATGGGTGTGGAAAGATGGAGGCTGGCGAGTGGTAAAACCAGGGGAGAGTTCTGCAGAGGACAAGGAAAAGGAGGAGaaaaggaaggaggaggagaagacgaagaaagaggagaaggagaagagaaaggcagagaaagacaagaagaaggaggagaggctgaaacaggaggaagagaagaaaaaTAGCCATCAAGAGACCATTGAGGAAGAGCCTGAAGATAAAGAAACCAGCTCATTGCCGAAAGAGAACCACACTGCTAGTCAGAACAAAGAGGGCCAGAAAGAGGACAAATCCAATGGGGTCCACCAGAGTGACGACCATAGTGATCCACCACAATCTCTTTGCCCTGAGGAAGAGTCGAGAGCACCCCAAAAGAAAAACAAGGGGAAAgctgaagaggaggaagagaatgaGATGAGTCccgagggagatggagagactgAACCTGTAATGTCTCCCGCTTCTGAGAAAAATAAGAAGAAGAGTGACaagaagaaagagaaagggaaagggaagagagagagcaagaagacGAATAAAGAGGATAAAG AGCAGAGCTGCCCAGAGCTTGGCTCTGAGGAGGACAGTGAAGAGGACAGACCAGGGGAACACTCTGAACCTTCAGCCCAGCACAGAGCCTCAGTCTGGGACAACCGACACAAACACACCAGCGACCACAGCAGTGAGGCCTCCGCCGGACAAG CCAACAGCATCCAGCGGATGAGACGAGGCTCTCCCCTCAATGAGCTCCAGCCACCCCCGTATCAGGACGAGAATAGTCCGGTCCGGGTGTCTCGCTCGCGTTCTGGGGCGGGGGGCCTGGGGGAGTCGTCCCCAGACGGTAATGGTACACAGCGCTCCAGCGAGGCCAGCGTTGACCCGGACACTGAGAGTTACCTCAACAAGGGCTACGATGAGGATGTACCTAGTGACAGCACTGCCGTCCTGGGACCAGAG GATGGTTCAACCTCCCATCTTCACGTGGGCTATGAGCCCGAGCCGCTGGCCAAGTATGGCACGCTGGACGTGGCCTTCGAGTACGACTCGGGCGAGCAACGCCTTGCCGTCACTGTCACTGCAGCAACCGACATCCCCGCACTCAAACAGACAGGGAACATTGCGTGGCAG GTGCACCTGGTGCTGCTGCCCACTAAGAAGCAACGTGCCAAGACGGGGGTGCAGAGGGGGCCGTGCCCCATGTTCACAGAGACCTTCGGCTTTACCCGGGTGGAGCAGGGGGCGCTGGCGGACCACGCCATCAGGTTCCGTCTCTACAGCGTTAGGAGGATGAAGAAGGAGAAGGTGCTGGGAGAGAAGGTGTTCTACTTGACCAAACTCAACCTGCAGGGCAAGATGGCTCTGCCCGTTACACTGGAGCCTGGCACAGCACTAACA GGCTGTGGGTCGTTGGTGAGTGTGTCTCGCAGCGTGGCAGCTTTGTCCTACCGCTCTACATGGGACTCCACACCAGAGATCCTGCTGGGGCTCATCTATAACTCCACCACTGGCAGGCTCTCTGCAGAGGTCATCCAGGGCAGACAGTTCAACAACACAGCCTCAGACAAACCTCCTA ACGGTCTGTTTTGTTGTATAAAACAGCTAATAGGGGGACAACTTTATATCATGAGAG ACACCTATGTGAAGCTGACCATGCTGGACTCCAAGGGCAAGGAGATGTCCAAGTGCAAGACATCGGTGTGCCGCGGTCAGCCCAACCCCACTTACAAGGAGACCTTTGTCtttcag
- the LOC139582579 gene encoding protein starmaker-like isoform X4 — MAFFKSFGQNLPSVNISSILDSVSSRVDDLASAVSDATYSVSDQLTELSDQVIKKVQTEEEEAAEAAEGGQDSKEGKAQEGIADSFRSKIKRQASEACSSLADYSSNLSQSNDSKNNQSSDVTAEDYVPAQLEWVWKDGGWRVVKPGESSAEDKEKEEKRKEEEKTKKEEKEKRKAEKDKKKEERLKQEEEKKNSHQETIEEEPEDKETSSLPKENHTASQNKEGQKEDKSNGVHQSDDHSDPPQSLCPEEESRAPQKKNKGKAEEEEENEMSPEGDGETEPVMSPASEKNKKKSDKKKEKGKGKRESKKTNKEDKEQSCPELGSEEDSEEDRPGEHSEPSAQHRASVWDNRHKHTSDHSSEASAGQANSIQRMRRGSPLNELQPPPYQDENSPVRVSRSRSGAGGLGESSPDGNGTQRSSEASVDPDTESYLNKGYDEDVPSDSTAVLGPEDGSPSRLPFTQCCVLL; from the exons ATGGCGTTCTTCAAGAGCTTTGGGCAGAACCTACCATCTGTAAACATCTCCTCCATCTTGGATTCAGTCAGCAGCAGAGTGGACGACCTAGCCAGCGCCGTCAGTGATGCCACCTACAGCGTCAGTGACCAGCTGACTGAGCTCAGCGACCAGGTCATCAAGAAGGTgcagacggaggaggaggaggctgcaGAAGCGGCAGAGGGGGGCCAGGACAGCAAGGAAGGAAAGGCCCAGGAAGGGATAGCAGACTCATTCAGGAGCAAAATCAAGAGGCAGGCTTCTGAGGCCTGCTCAAGCTTGGCAGACTACAGCTCCAACCTCAGCCAATCCAATGACTCGAAGAATAACCAATCGAGTGACGTGACAGCAGAGGACTATGTTCCAGCCCAATTGGAATGGGTGTGGAAAGATGGAGGCTGGCGAGTGGTAAAACCAGGGGAGAGTTCTGCAGAGGACAAGGAAAAGGAGGAGaaaaggaaggaggaggagaagacgaagaaagaggagaaggagaagagaaaggcagagaaagacaagaagaaggaggagaggctgaaacaggaggaagagaagaaaaaTAGCCATCAAGAGACCATTGAGGAAGAGCCTGAAGATAAAGAAACCAGCTCATTGCCGAAAGAGAACCACACTGCTAGTCAGAACAAAGAGGGCCAGAAAGAGGACAAATCCAATGGGGTCCACCAGAGTGACGACCATAGTGATCCACCACAATCTCTTTGCCCTGAGGAAGAGTCGAGAGCACCCCAAAAGAAAAACAAGGGGAAAgctgaagaggaggaagagaatgaGATGAGTCccgagggagatggagagactgAACCTGTAATGTCTCCCGCTTCTGAGAAAAATAAGAAGAAGAGTGACaagaagaaagagaaagggaaagggaagagagagagcaagaagacGAATAAAGAGGATAAAG AGCAGAGCTGCCCAGAGCTTGGCTCTGAGGAGGACAGTGAAGAGGACAGACCAGGGGAACACTCTGAACCTTCAGCCCAGCACAGAGCCTCAGTCTGGGACAACCGACACAAACACACCAGCGACCACAGCAGTGAGGCCTCCGCCGGACAAG CCAACAGCATCCAGCGGATGAGACGAGGCTCTCCCCTCAATGAGCTCCAGCCACCCCCGTATCAGGACGAGAATAGTCCGGTCCGGGTGTCTCGCTCGCGTTCTGGGGCGGGGGGCCTGGGGGAGTCGTCCCCAGACGGTAATGGTACACAGCGCTCCAGCGAGGCCAGCGTTGACCCGGACACTGAGAGTTACCTCAACAAGGGCTACGATGAGGATGTACCTAGTGACAGCACTGCCGTCCTGGGACCAGAG GATGGTTCACCCTCCCGTCTCCCCTTCACCCAGTGTTGTGTCCTGCTCTAA